The nucleotide window AGGTCTAGAATCGCGTCGAGGTCGCGCACCGCGCCTGGATGCTCGATCAGCACATAGACGTGCGTTTCGGCATTCGCGCGCTTCGCGTAGTCGAGCATATTGGTTTGCCATTGGTATTGCGTGCGGAACGGGCCCCAGCCGCGGATGCCCTGCGGCGGATATTTGGCGTAGGACACGGCATCTTCAGCGTCCTTGAGACAGGTGATCATCGGCACGACAATGGCTTTGGCGCCGCTGTCGAGCGCGAGCTTGATCTGCGCGGCGTCGTTGTGCGTGACGCGAATCCACGCTTCGGCCGGGGTGCCGATCGTCGCGGTGACCATTCTGTAAGCGGTCTCGATCGAGATCGGGCCATGTTCCATGTCGATCAGCACATAGTCGAAACCGGCACGCGCGAACATTTGCACCAATTCGGGGGACGGCGATGTGACGCCGATTCCGAGCGTCACGCCTTCAGGCTTTTGCAGCGGGTTGGAGAGGTAAGCAGACGGGTTGGCTGGGCTTTGTTGCATC belongs to Paraburkholderia sp. SOS3 and includes:
- a CDS encoding HpcH/HpaI aldolase family protein, encoding MQQSPANPSAYLSNPLQKPEGVTLGIGVTSPSPELVQMFARAGFDYVLIDMEHGPISIETAYRMVTATIGTPAEAWIRVTHNDAAQIKLALDSGAKAIVVPMITCLKDAEDAVSYAKYPPQGIRGWGPFRTQYQWQTNMLDYAKRANAETHVYVLIEHPGAVRDLDAILDLEGVAGAIPAPFDLSVNMGYSDGPNHPEVRKTIEEVMRKIKAKRPRLTSFAITPEQAAEAIRLGVNDLFLGFDPMYIQASVQLFMGTLAKLRSEA